The proteins below are encoded in one region of Desulfobacterales bacterium:
- a CDS encoding choice-of-anchor U domain-containing protein: MFSKYRTVLIYAVLSLMLMVPAAVLAAPQQLTVGAGCGEVSDELTIPVTVDDPESLAGAAFTLEYPSDLDVRVDTQFFEVIQSHKISSGLMVAAASANGASAADSKTIMTLRVSLASGAADGSYPISIAPSEISNASAGYDTAKRIDLLTSGEASPGTLISPADYDAGGAVVGGEVTFCDPEKDSDQDGYSDLDECRNGTDPDDPGDPGDSAHDGYDPCTDAQVEKQVVKLSPDSAEVKVEETFNITVDYIDDSQTGGIDLLVHYDGSLVTYADGTENPIRLSFDAANSRELSFAAQQTGSADFEVERAETSATSDIPFCSFDTTVTVRPDCIDLDVEDFSASPNTDIESGEPVTISWDVKNADSVSIREGKMVSTTIVSNGSPKGQTTVYPSQSTYYILEATAVDQCAPAVAEEYVSVTSTCSSPNISFSAEPKSISQGGSATLSWRISNAVSAQIIGLGSVSSSGGSKSVKPTQTTRYTLTAESSCGATSSKAVTVYVSDGTCGTPEISDFSSKQEKPGQVVLSWETTGADSVNIIINRTYKLDAGLPPNGTIKHSITEKTEYQLIAVNSCGNRAEKYIVVEPGAGGSNDNVPGIKEFLANGEKTTNIVYGERVKLSWEVNNANRVEIDNGVGEVDPESGFVWVTPKEETTRYRLTAHNQNGDAVNGVTIHLSYQEVPGIKEFLANGKETIDISYGERVKLSWEVRRATRVEIDNGVGEVDPESGFVWVTPTEETTRYRLTAYNPYDSAVNAVTVRMSYKAVPGIKDFSANKQEIDYGGRVKLSWEVKRATRVEIDNGVGEVDPESGFVWVTPTEETMRYRLTAHNSWGYAVNAVTINAICNPPGITDFSTDSHSIRYGESATLYWEVIGAERVEIDNGVGQVDDPESGSAEVSPEQTTTYLLTATKACGSVAVNAVKVSVTGSKDNLPPEPPALESPGDKELNVPVSPVLETSSFSDEDGDDHVKTRWQIAEGEPIFDDQYMVYDEITHQYLTRIIVPTDMILEPNTAYYWRAMHYDGSLWSPASEVHSFVTTAEGPEYENGIRIENIVKNDRDIPLGVDFVDGSGNPVNEENIKVLKYQAVNEALIGIKAPEGTLVQKCGVVDPAQYASGQASSSMEFLYGLIEFALDLPNRGDEVSIELHFSEPIPENVSWFTFDPNRGEYYDYQQSVEQDVVLFSEDRMSVTLKFKDGGYGDLIDEPDGRIIDPGGLSAAVSNGGDSGSGGGGSSGCFIRALLGR; the protein is encoded by the coding sequence ATGTTTTCCAAATATCGAACTGTTTTAATATATGCGGTATTAAGCTTGATGCTGATGGTGCCGGCAGCCGTGCTGGCTGCCCCCCAGCAGTTGACAGTGGGTGCCGGCTGCGGGGAGGTAAGTGATGAATTAACGATTCCTGTGACTGTGGATGATCCGGAATCGCTGGCTGGCGCTGCTTTTACGCTGGAATATCCAAGTGACCTGGATGTCCGGGTGGATACCCAATTTTTTGAGGTTATCCAGTCCCATAAAATCAGTTCCGGCCTGATGGTTGCCGCTGCGAGTGCCAATGGCGCGTCAGCCGCCGATTCAAAAACCATAATGACCCTTAGGGTGAGTTTGGCCTCCGGGGCGGCCGACGGTTCATATCCTATTTCCATTGCGCCCTCGGAAATCAGCAATGCCAGTGCCGGCTATGATACAGCCAAGCGCATTGATCTGTTAACAAGCGGCGAAGCCTCGCCCGGGACGCTGATATCCCCTGCCGACTATGATGCCGGGGGCGCGGTTGTTGGTGGTGAAGTCACGTTCTGTGACCCCGAAAAAGACAGCGATCAGGACGGCTATAGCGATCTTGATGAATGCAGAAACGGGACTGATCCGGATGATCCGGGCGATCCGGGTGACTCAGCACATGATGGCTATGATCCCTGTACGGATGCTCAAGTGGAAAAGCAGGTGGTGAAACTTTCCCCGGATTCCGCCGAGGTGAAAGTGGAAGAGACGTTTAATATCACCGTTGATTATATTGATGATTCTCAAACCGGCGGCATTGATCTTTTGGTCCACTATGATGGATCCTTGGTGACATACGCCGACGGGACAGAAAACCCCATTCGCTTGAGCTTTGATGCGGCGAATTCGAGGGAGCTTTCTTTTGCCGCCCAACAGACCGGCAGTGCTGATTTTGAAGTGGAACGGGCTGAAACCAGCGCAACAAGCGATATCCCTTTTTGCAGTTTTGATACCACGGTGACGGTGCGGCCGGATTGCATAGACCTTGACGTAGAAGATTTCAGTGCGTCTCCAAACACGGATATTGAATCCGGTGAGCCAGTAACCATTTCCTGGGATGTCAAAAACGCCGACAGCGTCTCCATTCGCGAGGGGAAAATGGTTTCTACAACAATTGTCAGTAATGGGTCACCTAAAGGCCAGACTACGGTATATCCGTCTCAGAGCACCTATTATATATTAGAAGCCACTGCCGTAGACCAATGCGCGCCAGCCGTCGCAGAAGAGTATGTTAGTGTTACGTCAACCTGCAGTTCTCCGAATATCAGTTTTTCCGCTGAGCCGAAATCCATTTCCCAGGGTGGCAGCGCCACCCTTTCCTGGCGGATAAGCAATGCCGTGTCCGCACAGATCATCGGACTGGGGTCTGTCAGCAGCTCGGGTGGTTCAAAATCTGTGAAACCGACGCAGACAACGCGCTATACGCTGACGGCAGAGAGCAGTTGTGGCGCCACATCAAGCAAAGCGGTGACTGTTTATGTAAGCGATGGCACCTGCGGAACCCCGGAAATTTCGGATTTTTCTTCAAAGCAGGAGAAGCCCGGCCAGGTTGTTCTTTCCTGGGAAACCACCGGCGCGGACAGTGTAAATATTATTATTAACCGAACATATAAACTTGACGCGGGGTTGCCGCCTAACGGCACGATTAAACACTCAATAACTGAAAAAACAGAATATCAATTAATTGCAGTAAACAGCTGCGGGAATCGGGCCGAAAAATATATTGTCGTAGAACCGGGGGCTGGGGGCTCAAACGACAATGTGCCGGGAATTAAGGAGTTTTTGGCCAATGGAGAGAAAACGACCAACATAGTCTATGGCGAACGGGTAAAACTTTCCTGGGAAGTCAACAATGCCAATCGTGTTGAGATCGATAACGGTGTGGGTGAAGTGGACCCGGAGAGCGGTTTTGTATGGGTGACGCCGAAGGAAGAAACGACGCGTTACCGGTTGACCGCCCATAACCAGAACGGGGATGCTGTAAACGGGGTAACCATCCACCTGAGCTATCAGGAGGTACCCGGGATAAAGGAATTTTTGGCCAATGGCAAGGAAACAATAGATATAAGCTATGGCGAGCGGGTGAAGCTCTCCTGGGAGGTGAGGCGCGCCACCCGGGTCGAGATCGATAACGGCGTGGGTGAAGTGGACCCGGAAAGCGGTTTTGTCTGGGTGACGCCGACTGAGGAAACGACGCGTTATCGGTTGACCGCCTATAATCCTTATGATTCGGCGGTAAACGCGGTGACGGTTCGAATGAGCTATAAAGCGGTCCCCGGGATAAAAGATTTTTCAGCCAATAAGCAGGAGATAGATTATGGCGGGCGGGTGAAGCTTTCCTGGGAGGTGAAGCGCGCCACCCGGGTCGAGATCGATAACGGCGTGGGTGAAGTGGACCCGGAAAGCGGTTTTGTCTGGGTGACGCCGACTGAGGAAACGATGCGTTATCGGCTGACCGCCCACAATAGTTGGGGCTATGCGGTCAATGCGGTGACAATTAATGCCATCTGCAATCCACCGGGAATTACTGATTTTTCAACGGATTCACATTCTATTCGTTATGGTGAAAGCGCAACCTTATACTGGGAGGTGATCGGCGCTGAACGGGTTGAAATAGATAACGGGGTAGGTCAGGTAGATGACCCGGAAAGTGGCTCTGCAGAGGTTTCCCCTGAGCAGACCACCACTTATCTGTTGACGGCCACAAAAGCATGCGGGAGTGTTGCGGTTAATGCGGTAAAGGTTTCTGTTACCGGTTCCAAAGACAACCTGCCGCCGGAGCCCCCCGCCCTTGAGTCGCCTGGAGATAAAGAATTAAATGTTCCCGTATCGCCGGTTCTGGAAACTTCTTCGTTCAGCGATGAAGACGGGGACGATCATGTGAAAACGCGCTGGCAGATTGCTGAAGGAGAGCCCATTTTTGATGATCAGTATATGGTCTATGACGAAATTACCCATCAATACTTAACCCGTATTATTGTGCCCACGGATATGATTCTGGAGCCAAATACCGCTTATTACTGGCGGGCCATGCATTATGACGGCAGTTTATGGTCTCCTGCTTCCGAGGTGCATTCTTTTGTCACAACTGCAGAGGGACCTGAATATGAAAATGGCATCAGAATTGAAAATATAGTAAAAAATGATAGAGACATCCCGCTGGGTGTGGATTTTGTTGATGGAAGCGGCAATCCTGTCAATGAGGAAAATATTAAGGTTCTCAAATATCAGGCCGTGAATGAAGCATTGATTGGTATCAAGGCCCCGGAAGGTACTTTAGTCCAGAAGTGCGGGGTTGTTGATCCGGCGCAATATGCATCTGGTCAAGCGTCCTCATCAATGGAGTTTTTATACGGATTGATTGAATTTGCTCTGGATCTGCCGAACAGGGGGGACGAAGTCTCCATAGAGCTTCATTTTTCAGAGCCAATCCCTGAAAATGTCTCCTGGTTTACGTTTGATCCGAATAGGGGCGAATACTATGATTATCAACAATCCGTCGAGCAGGACGTGGTTTTATTCAGTGAGGACCGCATGTCGGTTACATTGAAATTTAAAGACGGGGGATACGGCGATCTGATCGATGAACCGGATGGCCGGATAATTGATCCCGGCGGATTGTCGGCCGCCGTTTCCAATGGCGGAGACAGTGGCAGCGGCGGCGGTGGCAGCAGCGGATGTTTTATTCGGGCGCTGCTTGGCCGCTAA
- a CDS encoding GDP-mannose 4,6-dehydratase — protein MKILITGGAGFIGSHLADKLIEMGHEVYVVDDLSSGSMKNIRHHQDNPNFHFNADTIFNQSLMEKLIAECDHIYHMAAAVGVKLIMNRPVETLETNVKGTEMVLSIANKYKKTVLIASTSEVYGKIMEDNGGCALHEEADRLMGATTKRRWAYACSKAFDEFLALAYYEEKKLPVVIARLFNTVGPRQSGQYGMVLPSFVQKALIGKPIIIYGDGQQSRSFIHVSDVAEVLIQLMNEKKALGNVYNIGSQKEITIEALAHKVKELTNSSSAIEYLSYDRAYGSGFEDMQRRLPDISKIHALLGFRPEKDLCAIINSVIEYCI, from the coding sequence ATGAAAATACTTATTACAGGCGGTGCAGGGTTTATTGGCTCTCATTTGGCAGATAAGCTAATAGAGATGGGCCACGAAGTATATGTGGTTGATGATTTAAGTTCCGGAAGCATGAAAAATATTCGTCATCACCAGGACAATCCCAATTTTCATTTCAACGCGGATACAATTTTTAATCAATCGCTGATGGAGAAGCTTATTGCTGAATGCGATCATATATATCATATGGCGGCCGCTGTAGGCGTCAAGTTAATTATGAATCGGCCTGTTGAAACCCTTGAAACCAACGTCAAGGGAACTGAAATGGTGCTTTCGATTGCCAATAAATATAAAAAAACGGTCCTGATCGCTTCAACAAGCGAGGTTTATGGCAAAATTATGGAGGATAATGGGGGATGTGCGCTTCATGAGGAGGCGGACCGGTTGATGGGCGCAACCACCAAAAGACGCTGGGCTTATGCCTGCTCAAAGGCTTTTGACGAGTTTTTGGCTTTGGCTTATTATGAAGAGAAAAAATTGCCGGTGGTGATTGCCCGTTTGTTTAATACCGTTGGCCCCCGGCAGAGCGGACAATATGGTATGGTGCTTCCCAGTTTTGTCCAAAAGGCACTGATTGGAAAGCCGATTATTATTTACGGGGACGGCCAGCAATCAAGAAGCTTTATCCATGTTTCTGATGTTGCTGAGGTGTTAATACAATTAATGAATGAAAAGAAGGCGTTGGGCAATGTGTACAATATTGGCAGCCAGAAAGAAATTACCATAGAGGCGCTTGCCCACAAAGTCAAAGAATTGACCAACAGTTCGTCCGCCATCGAGTATTTATCTTATGACCGGGCTTACGGGTCAGGCTTTGAAGACATGCAGCGCCGCCTGCCGGATATCTCTAAAATCCATGCGCTGCTGGGATTTAGACCGGAAAAAGACCTGTGTGCCATTATTAACAGCGTGATTGAATATTGTATTTAG
- a CDS encoding glycosyltransferase yields the protein MGLEKQISVVIVNFNGLQYLERCLQSLRDMDSGPFNVDIIMVDNCSTDNSMDFVGSRFPEVKIIKNDRNNFAKALNLGIQKAEGDFVALLNNDMTVEKNWLLSAMEMFLPDEHIGAVQSKIRFMENGRINSAGVEEVEDFYFRDIGFDEKDSGQYDQVRELQYFSGGAVFLRMACIADVGDFDEDFIMYCEDVDYSIRCRQNGWKIFYAPKSEVLHKYQGSASSALCEYFCSRNRLFCMAKHIPEKLPAGIRQSHIFLKGEKKNLYRVVLQAARKLVISNKAAISNRVLDRLKQIVQEVYGPLKAYHFFSRLELLLQFRSIRIGIYDHAFHFAGGGQRYVATMAEMLQDTFDITYIANKDISLEKYREWFGLNLSGCRLKVLKIPFFEARGRYFIDEGMVINEETNPFEIISKESVDYDIFINANMLGKVRPLSPLSVFVCHFPDRDREAFFQVDKYDFLISNGDYTGLWLKKRWGLAPTHRIYPPVDMYNGDVCETEKEKIILSVARFEVGGSKKQIEMINAFLDLKAKNPELLDGWRLCLAGGNFPKNSYYQEIKNKVRQCKDIELMPDVSHQVLKDLYARASIFWHACGLNETSPHLIEHFGMTTVEAMQNKCVPVVFDGGGQKEIIRHGQNGFRFQNIFQLQQYTLELIKDGKKYENMAAAAYTRSHDFNANSFGQQIESFFSELEYELCGVDSL from the coding sequence ATGGGGTTGGAGAAACAAATTTCAGTGGTCATTGTCAATTTTAATGGCCTCCAATACTTGGAACGATGTTTGCAATCTTTAAGGGATATGGATTCGGGGCCATTTAATGTGGACATTATCATGGTTGATAACTGTTCAACAGATAATTCAATGGATTTTGTCGGATCCCGTTTTCCGGAGGTCAAAATTATTAAGAACGACCGCAATAATTTCGCTAAAGCCTTAAATTTAGGGATTCAGAAGGCTGAAGGGGATTTTGTGGCCCTGCTTAATAATGACATGACGGTTGAAAAAAATTGGCTGTTATCTGCCATGGAAATGTTCCTGCCGGATGAACATATCGGCGCCGTGCAGAGCAAAATCCGTTTTATGGAAAACGGACGAATCAACAGTGCGGGGGTGGAGGAGGTCGAAGATTTCTATTTCCGGGATATCGGGTTTGATGAAAAGGATTCGGGCCAATACGATCAAGTGCGGGAGCTTCAATATTTCTCAGGTGGCGCTGTCTTTCTCAGGATGGCGTGCATAGCCGATGTCGGCGATTTTGATGAAGATTTTATCATGTACTGTGAGGATGTAGACTATAGCATTCGATGCCGGCAAAACGGATGGAAAATTTTTTATGCCCCCAAAAGCGAAGTTCTTCATAAATACCAGGGCTCTGCCAGTTCGGCTCTCTGCGAATATTTTTGTTCCAGGAATCGGCTCTTTTGCATGGCCAAGCATATCCCGGAAAAATTGCCTGCCGGTATACGCCAATCCCATATCTTTCTAAAGGGTGAGAAGAAAAACCTTTATCGGGTAGTGCTGCAGGCAGCAAGAAAGCTGGTTATCTCGAATAAAGCGGCCATTTCTAACAGGGTGCTCGATCGCCTTAAGCAAATTGTCCAAGAGGTATATGGTCCGCTTAAGGCCTATCATTTTTTTTCCCGCTTGGAACTGCTGCTTCAATTTCGCAGCATTCGTATTGGTATCTATGATCATGCTTTTCATTTTGCCGGCGGGGGACAAAGATATGTGGCGACTATGGCTGAAATGCTTCAGGATACATTTGATATTACCTATATTGCCAATAAAGATATAAGTCTTGAAAAATACCGGGAATGGTTTGGTCTTAATTTGTCCGGCTGCCGCCTGAAAGTGTTGAAAATTCCATTTTTTGAGGCACGGGGCCGTTATTTTATTGATGAAGGCATGGTTATCAATGAAGAAACCAATCCTTTTGAGATAATCAGCAAAGAAAGCGTCGATTACGATATATTTATAAACGCCAATATGCTGGGTAAGGTGCGGCCGCTCTCCCCGTTGAGCGTCTTTGTTTGTCATTTTCCGGACCGAGACAGGGAGGCTTTTTTTCAGGTCGATAAATATGATTTTTTAATTAGCAATGGGGATTACACGGGGCTTTGGCTAAAAAAGCGATGGGGGCTGGCGCCCACGCACCGCATATACCCCCCGGTTGATATGTATAATGGCGATGTTTGCGAAACGGAAAAGGAAAAAATCATTTTATCCGTCGCCCGTTTTGAGGTGGGTGGCAGCAAAAAACAGATTGAAATGATAAATGCGTTCCTCGATTTGAAGGCGAAAAATCCGGAATTGCTGGATGGCTGGCGGCTTTGTCTGGCAGGCGGGAATTTTCCGAAAAATTCATATTATCAAGAGATAAAGAATAAAGTCCGCCAGTGCAAAGATATTGAATTGATGCCGGATGTGAGTCATCAGGTATTGAAGGATTTATACGCCCGCGCCTCGATCTTTTGGCATGCATGCGGGCTGAATGAGACCAGCCCGCATTTGATTGAGCATTTTGGAATGACCACAGTGGAGGCGATGCAAAACAAATGCGTGCCGGTGGTGTTTGATGGCGGCGGACAAAAAGAAATTATAAGGCACGGCCAAAATGGGTTTCGATTTCAAAATATTTTCCAATTACAACAGTATACGTTAGAACTTATAAAAGATGGGAAAAAGTATGAAAATATGGCTGCTGCAGCTTATACGCGTAGCCATGATTTTAATGCCAATAGTTTTGGCCAACAAATAGAATCCTTTTTTTCCGAGCTGGAATATGAATTGTGTGGAGTGGACAGTCTATAA
- a CDS encoding glycosyltransferase, whose protein sequence is MLSEDVLVPYQETDLTGKRVLVLAPHPDDETLGCGGSLIRHVKAGDSVKVVFLTDGAKGDFSGQDEPEAYMAVRRQEAIAACSRLGIGDREFWSFADRSLAETPRALEKLSSLFAAWRPELVYAPSPFEFHPDHRAAAFLVFALSLCCRFDFDIAFYEVNQPLKVNCLVDITAVAEAKYEAIGVYESQLREKNFLDLTQGLNRFRSMTLSESAVYAEAFYLVNSSKIDQNGLFSVYEHENQGLYAEWQEYLQNQHDKFHLEKKHTPDTNPQVSVIIPTYNRPNDLYYAVESVLAQTFQDFEIIVVNDGGEDVAPVIDALNTDGKIRCLTHEQRKDVAAARNTGLRASRGLYIAYLDDDDIYYPQHLEILVHALQYSDYQFAYTDANQVVMNWITDRYVPTEKRVRYSYDFDRDKLLISNYIPTLNILHRRDLLDKIGYFDERLAVHEDWDMWIRASLDHDFQHVAKTTAEFRVKKGPQQSKSEQKIAFSDTIKVIHKRYAHLVKSPSVSKAQKQAQQDLDLELRDAEKFLIIRDYQRQHFYQFARFLCDGGNVLDVTCGDGSGCYLLTSAARYVVGTDLDSLWVSRAGAMYVKDNLRFVSTFLDSPNDQEKDFYQLIACFDFNQFWQQSGAGGLDKIQNRLDKNGVLILSVHPPQSFSQRAGPHQELDFNGWRTLLAERFKNVRVWEENVYPVSVLSALFEDASEITQNTWNADIKRSAEISGTPFQAGFFLVMASNGPLPQEPDSYFLVDSSASLFQFWEGFIDRLEVANVQKESEIEKLSAAEADRKNHVKNLEAFATDQQEHAANLEKELTDQRAHAGNLERELEDQRARANNLEKELEDGRACTASLEKEQNIQNEKIQTLTADQASKQKTIDILNQSLNEFKATDTYQKNEIDRLTAVAEDRRHRIISLEDMAAEKDAILGDIETELAIIRHSFAWRLVEGFRRWANIIFPDTSRRRKVYLKFISAGKIYLDKGVFGVIRHIKRKYGGRKRHHDSFFTKDVNSPDNQKNQAPKSLNADQEISPVSSKRLPDQAADHDADMQMVKEKIANIKQELLNEVLKNG, encoded by the coding sequence ATGTTATCTGAAGATGTGCTGGTACCATACCAGGAAACCGATCTGACCGGTAAACGGGTGCTCGTTTTGGCCCCGCATCCGGATGATGAAACACTGGGGTGTGGCGGAAGCTTGATTCGTCATGTGAAAGCCGGCGATTCGGTGAAAGTGGTTTTTTTGACTGATGGGGCAAAGGGTGATTTTTCCGGGCAAGATGAACCTGAAGCATATATGGCGGTAAGGCGGCAGGAGGCTATAGCTGCATGCAGCCGGCTTGGAATCGGAGACCGTGAATTTTGGTCTTTTGCGGACCGCTCGCTGGCAGAGACGCCCCGGGCATTGGAAAAACTCTCTTCTCTGTTTGCGGCCTGGCGCCCCGAATTGGTATATGCCCCCTCGCCGTTTGAGTTCCATCCGGACCATCGTGCCGCCGCATTTTTAGTGTTTGCGCTTAGTCTATGCTGCCGCTTTGATTTTGATATAGCTTTTTATGAAGTTAATCAGCCGCTGAAAGTCAATTGCCTGGTAGATATTACGGCTGTAGCTGAGGCAAAGTACGAAGCGATTGGCGTATATGAATCTCAGCTGCGGGAAAAAAATTTTTTGGATTTGACCCAGGGCTTAAACAGATTCCGGAGTATGACGCTTTCTGAATCTGCCGTTTATGCGGAGGCCTTTTATTTGGTCAATTCTTCTAAAATAGATCAAAATGGCCTTTTTTCCGTCTATGAACATGAGAATCAAGGGCTGTACGCTGAATGGCAGGAATACCTTCAGAACCAGCACGACAAATTTCACTTAGAGAAAAAACATACGCCGGATACAAACCCGCAGGTTAGCGTCATCATCCCCACGTATAATCGACCGAATGACTTGTATTATGCCGTGGAGAGCGTTTTGGCGCAAACTTTTCAGGACTTTGAAATTATAGTGGTAAACGATGGCGGCGAGGATGTGGCGCCGGTCATTGATGCCCTCAATACGGATGGCAAGATTCGTTGTTTGACCCATGAGCAAAGAAAAGATGTGGCCGCCGCCAGAAATACGGGCCTACGGGCGTCGCGCGGGCTTTATATCGCATACCTGGATGATGATGATATTTATTATCCGCAGCATCTGGAAATATTAGTCCATGCCCTGCAATATTCCGACTATCAATTTGCTTATACAGATGCAAACCAGGTGGTGATGAACTGGATTACAGATCGATATGTCCCCACTGAAAAGCGGGTGCGGTACAGTTATGATTTTGATCGGGATAAGTTGCTGATTAGCAATTATATCCCCACGCTAAATATTCTTCACCGCCGGGATTTGCTTGATAAAATCGGATATTTTGATGAACGCTTAGCCGTTCATGAAGATTGGGATATGTGGATTCGGGCCTCACTTGACCATGATTTTCAGCATGTGGCCAAAACCACAGCCGAATTTCGGGTAAAAAAAGGGCCCCAGCAATCCAAGTCAGAACAGAAAATCGCGTTTTCCGATACAATCAAAGTGATTCACAAGCGGTATGCGCATCTCGTGAAATCCCCGTCTGTTTCAAAGGCCCAGAAGCAGGCGCAGCAGGACTTGGATTTGGAACTCAGGGATGCTGAGAAATTTCTGATTATCAGGGATTATCAACGCCAGCATTTTTATCAATTTGCCCGGTTTCTTTGTGACGGCGGAAATGTTTTGGATGTCACCTGCGGCGATGGCAGCGGCTGTTACTTACTGACTTCGGCAGCGCGTTATGTTGTCGGCACGGATCTGGATAGTCTTTGGGTCAGCCGGGCCGGGGCTATGTATGTAAAAGACAATTTAAGATTCGTTTCAACCTTTTTGGACTCCCCGAATGACCAAGAAAAGGACTTTTATCAGCTGATTGCCTGTTTTGATTTTAATCAGTTTTGGCAGCAAAGCGGTGCGGGGGGATTAGATAAGATCCAAAACCGGCTTGATAAAAATGGTGTTTTAATCCTTTCCGTTCATCCCCCGCAATCATTCAGTCAGCGGGCCGGCCCCCACCAGGAGTTGGATTTTAACGGATGGCGGACTTTGCTGGCAGAGCGTTTTAAAAATGTGCGCGTTTGGGAGGAAAATGTTTATCCGGTATCTGTTTTATCTGCGCTTTTTGAAGATGCATCGGAAATAACGCAGAATACCTGGAATGCCGATATAAAGCGGAGTGCAGAAATTTCGGGCACCCCTTTCCAGGCAGGCTTTTTTTTGGTTATGGCATCTAATGGACCGCTTCCCCAAGAACCCGACAGCTATTTTTTGGTGGATTCATCCGCGTCGCTGTTTCAATTTTGGGAAGGTTTTATAGATCGACTTGAGGTGGCTAATGTCCAAAAAGAGTCGGAAATTGAGAAGCTATCGGCCGCGGAGGCGGATCGGAAAAATCATGTAAAAAATCTCGAAGCATTTGCGACTGACCAACAGGAACATGCGGCCAATCTTGAAAAAGAACTGACGGATCAACGTGCGCACGCCGGCAATTTGGAGAGGGAATTGGAAGATCAGCGGGCGCGTGCAAACAATTTGGAAAAGGAATTGGAAGATGGGCGCGCCTGCACAGCCAGCCTGGAAAAAGAACAAAACATTCAAAATGAAAAAATTCAGACACTGACTGCGGATCAGGCATCCAAACAAAAAACCATTGATATTTTAAACCAAAGCCTGAATGAATTCAAGGCGACCGATACTTATCAGAAAAATGAAATCGACCGGTTGACGGCAGTTGCAGAGGACAGGAGGCATCGCATCATTAGTCTGGAAGATATGGCGGCTGAGAAGGATGCGATCCTCGGTGATATAGAGACTGAATTGGCTATAATTCGACACTCATTTGCCTGGCGGCTGGTGGAGGGCTTCCGGCGCTGGGCCAATATTATTTTTCCGGATACTTCGAGGCGTCGAAAAGTTTATTTAAAATTTATTTCAGCCGGAAAGATTTATTTGGATAAAGGGGTTTTCGGGGTAATCCGGCATATCAAGCGAAAATACGGCGGGCGCAAGCGCCATCATGACTCGTTTTTCACAAAAGACGTGAATTCCCCGGATAACCAGAAAAACCAGGCCCCAAAGTCCTTGAATGCAGACCAGGAAATTTCTCCGGTTTCCTCTAAACGACTGCCTGATCAGGCGGCGGACCATGATGCTGATATGCAGATGGTGAAAGAGAAGATAGCCAATATTAAGCAGGAGTTATTAAATGAGGTGCTAAAAAATGGCTGA